The following nucleotide sequence is from Ornithodoros turicata isolate Travis chromosome 2, ASM3712646v1, whole genome shotgun sequence.
TTTTCGGGTGTAAGTTAAAGAACCTCAGGTGGATGAAATTACTTGGAGTCCTACCCCGCGGCACGTGTAGCATGTTGCTGCAAAAGTGTAGACTAACTAACCTTACCGTGTGAATCCACTCCCAGTCAAAGGGActgaaaagtgaatataaatctatcgaaactttatgttcagcgaaaagcttgaaccttcaaaagttaaaatatcaaagaactccgctgaaatcgctgtagtttttctgtaatcgaattttccataattgcatgtccagggacctagtaggaaaccgagcagtctgtcaacaattgcatgaccccgtgccatctgtcgaggacgcatgtaatacgcgtgCTTCCGGTCGCTAATccacgaaaacgaaaatggcagtgggcatttgtgaccactttttACGCCGAGAATGTCGAGCCCCTTGAACATGaatgcgctggaattccgcattcgagaactgtcgctcacagaacttctgttcgtgcgttagcgtacTGGAAAGTATGTGCCACTGGTGTGTGCTTCGCAgtagaagattcctcgtccagagattaaccggagtcacattcgtcttCACCAGTAGCTCATCGTGCCGTGAACATCGACtactttgtgaaatttccatgtatcatcGAGAAGCACTTgagtaagccgaaacaagcgctgtttttttcgtcgtgcaggtgttcatgtgtgaactgcaaaccgacggataccacggtttttgctgccaaaaggtagagaatgcgtgtggaaagcggacagacaattgcatcacaactaacgaatatttcgaaatactgtgcctggGCACCGAAGTGCTGCAAGTGTCCTtcacatacatccgagaaactgaAGAGCACTACTACATAcccggcagcgccgtgtggtctttacgcgctacttgaaaggcaaactggacggaaaatccttatttctgcaggaaattccgttatatcacctgtcggccattcacaagaaggatatggggtgctccgagaagatacaatagaaagtactctaCTGGATCTCGGTCGGCGTCGTGCATGCTATttgggatgctttcccatcagtcgCAGACTTATAGAtatgttgatgtcagcaaattttcatttcttgcttgctgtaAGTTTTTCtcgttgctttttctttgctgtcacagcataattattagtttgttcctggagggttaagtaacctgggggCTAAGTGATCCTGTGGGTTAAGTAatctgtatttgtaggttatactactaatgtcttgtatatatgagcagtaaataagataattttcatcagtgtcactcaGCTAAACTGTGTTCATAGCCTTTCAATATACTTCTTATTGACCATgtttccaaatgccaattaatatttgaaccaagattggaaTTTAACGCTTGATTAACTCTGTTTTACTaaaaggagtacttgtaactgattcattatcacgtcaccaaccaaaatttgtaaagaaggacctgatggctgacttcaagtattatcaaCCGGATCTGGGTACAAACTcaaccatgcagcattggtgtgcATAATAGTCAAAAATGGTGAAATAATTTAGTggataagttctctgttactgtaattgagatgtacttttgtaaagtacttttgacagccccgCAAactgaaactggcttcagtgtacacgacaaatgCGTCGTAagatttaattgaaatataatataagaacAGAAGCGACATTTTGTCACacctcaaactatatctttcttttttattgtccagagatttaggaaacagagtaggacttcttgccctctgatgttttgacgtacttgatagagttgtaaagcctgcaacaaaataaacaagagaagtataaacagttttgtctttcccttttgaatttagcAAGCAAGATATATTTCACCATGTGTGCACCTTTGTATTCTGTTATTCATGAGaaaattacaggaacaataatgctgcagatagatccaacaatgacctgtcatcttcaTGAAGATGAGAATTTTTCTTCACGTGTGCTAAGCAAGACAAAAAAAAGTACAATGAAGGctgtacaaaaacagaaaatctCTGTCGACTAAAATCTTATATATGTAGATGCTACCACATCATGTAGTTTCCGTcgaaaagtaggactaggcaaggttgtttggtagttgTTGGTAAGTTgtcggcatgttgatgtgctataccgttatagcacatcaatatagatgagaggcaaacacagtagacagcgtgatggctgcaaactctcaattcaagatttattcaacagaacaagagaCTGAAAGCATATGTAGAAAAAGCATAAGCAGTGCCCATGCAACGCAGGACCACCTTAATCTAGGAGAAGGTAGGATTGAGAGAggaataaagagaaatgaccgtTGTGTTCGAGATAGgtgaactctgcaaatttaggaccaatatgatgtagTCTTgtgtggctcactgcagctgtgacacgctttgaacaattccagtacaGGGGCTTCAAATACAATGAACTTTCGCTCCTTCAGTTGGCATTCAAGTGCAGAGGATGCATCTGTAGAAAATTAATTAACGTTCCCTAGTCATAACtgtacctcaacaggaagtagtcCTCTACCCTTTAAAGACGCTAGTatttctcatcggtttcttctcctgctgttggtgtcatactaatgttctgcacctgccCAAAGACGCCAAAAACGTCAcgaagtctgcaacacgtaacagatCTAGTGATTctatctgtggactttgcatacctgatTTCAgatatttctgtcatgtcaacttgggtgcctggatcacacacacgaagcagtctggcgccacttcaacactgaaAGGCCCCTAAAAAccaaatttgttgatgttgacaatgctcagtacgggacaagtaggacaacataagttaaatggaaatgctatattataatttatacatgcaTGACACCTGCACATACCTAAgaggttgtgttgaactcgtcacctcgatgaagcaaaatcactggttactgaatggcagcttgcttcgtacgtcttcgcaattcgccttctacgatcatcttcgtagtcatcggcagcaaaataagctcagcacacacgacacgactgctgtatctaataGCAGAGTGCTtagaaccacattcgttttcgtgaactctcctgtggaatcttgtggtaggaaACGCCCGTCGTCGGAGATAaacgaagatgatttttgcatccccgaacaccaaaactacgccAGTCGGTCTCTCGAATacatgacacagcagccacagacatataattcacttccattttctgcttcgcgcgaccagcaTGACCACCCAAGACGTAGACAATAAACCACAATAAACGCCTAGCAGATGGCGttgcggatcgtagctcgtagctgGTAGCGGCGGGAGCGGCggagtagctgaatgctttattaacgcttTATTAATGTAGAAACTATGAAAGTGagtgtcatttttaaaatggcgtttagctgtgagatagtgtgcgtcaactttgttctctacaaaattaactctcacgtggtaagggttgaccaatctcTGGGAgtcctggacccgaaacccaagttgctctttttcgccattcgttggcagcaccgttcatgttccggcaatcttcaaaatatttatacgtaaaaaaatatgccgaattgagaggtaatgctttctgtgtgttatcaaacaatgatgttgacgatagtgggcaaaaatatgggggttatttttcacttttcagtcCCTTTAATAGCAACGGTGACAGCGAAAGAGTGTATTTTATACAATTCAGTAAAGTTCACGTGCATCGGTTTGTGCCTCTATGGCCGTGTACTCTTCCAACACACACGCTCACCAcatataataataaaacaacATTGAGGGCATAAAATaaggcatctgaagctgcatGATACTGTACTGCTATGGGGCTATAGTACTACATAACCATTGGTCGTGCTCGTTATTACAACTGTCCCATCGTTGTCCTATCGTTGCTGTTAGTCCGTGGGGTGTTGTCTGACCGACTAATGTTCGACTACTACCCCGACTTGGTTCTATACTGGCCCTGTGTTGACCCAATGTCCTATAGGTCGGTCTACTACATTGGCCCATGGTCGTTTGTATTAAGTCAGTCCGGGTTAGGTCAATGTCAATCCCCAAGCTTGGCCCAGcaatgtgttttttttgtttgttttttgtgcaaGCACGGCCCAACAACGTTGAGGTCGGAAGCAAGGTACGTTGCCCCGGCATTTTGCTGACGATGTGACCACACGATGTGACCTTTGGGTAACCACAACCGCAGGCCACCAGCAGTCCCAGAGCGCGCCTAAACCGTGCTTTCTCCGACATGCTATGTTGACTCCTATACCAAATGGGACACTGTTCTATCGGCCATCATGCACGCTTACAATACGTCACGACGCCACGTCGTTCAGTCGCTTTTGTCTGCTGTTTGCTAAGTCAAGTGACAAAACCTTGGATACACTGTTTCCGTACCATGAACGACGGCTACGGTCATGACTACGTCACCGAACTGATGACCTGTGCTGAAGATAGTAGCCAACTCGCGCGCACGTATACATTGTTGGCCCAACAGGACCAAAGGATTCATCACGACGCTACCCACAAGAGTACCGCCCAGGCGACCTTATCTGGTTCTGGACACCGGATCGTAAGGTTGGCCTTTCAGAAAAGCTTATGCTCCTCTACTCTGGTCCATGTGAAGTCCTTCGATAGTCAACGTCGGTAAACTATGTCTTTAAGGGCCCTAACCCAACATCACCCCAAACTCGGTCGTCTTCCAGAGAGGACATTGTGCACGCCATACAACCGTTCACCTCATTGTTCAGAATGATTAATACCTCTACAAGGGATATTATTacatgtaggcgatgaagcgGATGACGGAGCTTGTGCTCAAAGCCCAAATAGCCTTGAAGAGAGAGAAATGTGCTCAAAAATAAAGTTTCTGTTTCTCCTACGCTTATCAATATTATCATCCACGGAGATCGGTTTGCGAAGTACCATACCATCTATATCACGACGGATCAGCAAGATATTTTTAAGCACGGTGAAGAAAAGAGCAATCCATAATTTACACGATGTGTTGTGTCAAGGCGAACgctttgtgtagagcactcagATCTACAGGGTTTATGAAAAGCAACATGAAAACATCTAAAGGTTCTCCGTCACAATTTACCTCTGAATTACTTACAATGGAAGGTTTCTTTGAGTCGTAACTccgctcccatgcattggacCCGGTCATTCTGCAGTTCGGACCACCGTCTCTCTCAGTGTAATGAGTCCTGACAATGAGCACGTCAACTTGAGCTCGACTGGGAGAAAGAACAACACATTATGCACAAGCTTAAAGCATGACTCACACGTCCATGCAGCATTACGCAGAGTTATGTTTCGAAATACCCGATTCCCCGTTCCCTTAGAAGGAAGATAGCTTGtggagatttaaaaaaaacctGCTCAATTATTCAAGCAGATGATCCGGAGTAAACATGATACCTTTTAGCCTAACAGTTTCCCATCACATCGTAATACAACTCGTACACGTAGTACTTTCGTAATTGTTCTAACGTACGTCAACAACCGGTTAAGCCTCCAGGTGTAGTCCGAGTCTGGTCCTGCGTCACCTCGATATGGTGAACTGACCGCAACGAAGATGTAACTGGAAGTTCCTCCGCCGTTACGATGTTGTAGTTCTTTCAATGTCTGCGAATGATCATAAGACAGATGACTGATTTGCGATACCACTGCTTCCACGTTCTTTTTCAACGTGGGCTGACACAACACCTATGAGACGGGTACGACTAAAGCATAAATGGGCTTGATAAATCATAACGCCTTCGAGTACACTACCACCAGCACTATAGCAGTGCTTCAGTGCCTTTGTGCACATGGTACTTTTGCGCGTCATCTGTAAACTACATAAAAAATGCAGCATGAAACCGTCATCGCATCATAACGCATAATGATCTGAAATGTCAGAACGACCTGAAGGACTCACTGACTTCTTGTCACCTGCTATCTTTCAGGTGGCATCATGCACCGTTGAACAACGGCAGCAAGCTGTGGTCGAATATTtcacgtgtttttgttttaaatgcgatagcatcTTTGACGCACTTTTGGGCTACGATGAAGCCGTCGCGTCAGTGCAGAGGGGCCCTCTCCTTCTCGCGATGTGCAATATCCCTCTCCTTTATTTCTTTATCGCGCCTCGGCTGAGAAAGAAACGTTTCCACGGGCAAGAATTTACCAGATCGGAAGATCTTTACGATAGTGGCTCctaaaacatgataagccaaacACCCGATTCCTTTCAAGTGACTCACATATAGGTGCGTTCCTAAACCTACTGCCGAGTATGGTAGATCACGTGACAGGGTTGTACCGCGTCATCCTGGAGTAGACAGCCGGTCGAGTAGGTTTGAGAACGAATGTTGCAGTTAAGTGCGTTCCTAAACCTACTCACTTTCGTACTATTTGTTACACCCAGCTCAAAGGCATTCCCACAGTACGTTTGCCCAGTTTCATTCCCAAGTTCCCGGAAAAAGAGGACACGTAACCTGCGTGATGTCACTACTGGTCTTACTCATCCCTGCCGACCTTGGTAAGGTGAGTTGTCAGAGTTAGCTTCCTGGTTTACCCGACCTGGTTTTGAAACGCTTTTTTGTGATGTCATTGGGTAACTCGAACCGGTTTTGAAACGGCGCTTGGAGTACAATGCTACTCCGGAGTTAACTTCAGTAGGTTCAGGAACGCACCAGAGGTTGTGGGTCTTTgctttgacagcttcctttgtcGTATCGGTCTTCCTGTATTGTTGACATTTCTTGTATTGTTTTCGTAGAACACTTGCGATCTGTTGAAACTTCCTAGTGTCTGCAATGCGCGTTTCGTGTAATGCTGCCGTCAATGTTGTCCGACACCACGGTTACAGCGTAGACTACGTGCCGCGGAGCATTCGTGCATCGCAAGAATTGAGGACCACCCAGACGAAGAGGAATCGTCCGAGTTATCGTGCACAGTGACACACACGCGTCAACGTTGTTCTTCCATGGCCTTAGGAATAGGTAGGAGCTTTTAGCAGATCGGACGCTTTACGATAACGCTTCCCAAAATATGATACGCCTGATTCGATTGATGTGGCTGACATCGCcttgctgatctttgatttgatAGCTTCCTTTATGTTTAGTAGAGTGTTGCGGATCTGCTAAAACTCCCAAAAGCGTGCTTCTTTCGCATCGAAAATGGAGTCGTCGTCCTTCGTCTGCTCTGATGCTATCACATTGCATACTCGTTTGGAGCACGCCAAAGAGTAcagtctctttttttcttttttagggaGTGCTCGGTTTATAATACGAATTCATTGCACGTTCAGCTGACAGGTTGTTGCATGCAACTCTGCATTCCTGGCCATTCGCGCATTATTCAAGTCGCACGTGTTATCGATTAGAGGAACACGAAGAATTCCAGTTACAAGGGCAATCCAACATCTCTGTAAAAGGATATGTTCACACGGAGAACTCTACGCGAAACCGGCTGGGTGACACTATTTGCTATAAAGAAAGTATGTTCAATTACAGATGTCCGACAAGGATACTTTACCAGACTTACCATCAGCAAGAGAACTATGAACCGAATACTTTCCGCATGCGAGACTGGGGAGTCTTCGTCACTCAGAGGCAAGTCCAGAATGCCATGGTGCCTGATCCTCAAGTTCCAAAGACGCTTAAATGAAGCTTCACCCACGGTTGAGTTCAGCTTCTCGTAGCATGGTTCGACGTCTCTGAAACGATGTTTAATGCGCTTGTTTTGGATTGATGGCGACACGGTGACAGACACGGTGTTTTACGCTTCATtgcgctgtcgtctgcaagctATGAGAACACCAACTGACTCAGGAAGAGGTTTTTCGCAGTAGCTTCCAGAAGGGGACACCTCTTTACTGATGACCTTCTGACCTAACTGGCGGCACAGTCTcatgcccgcaccgcctagtgcatGCCTGGGGTGGGGTGCGGGGGGGGGCGGTGCCCCCCTGACCCCCAATATGTGAAACCCAAAGTGACCTAACCTCACTGAAGTCGGGTGAGCCCCTTCTGGAAACTACTACAAAAAACCAATCCCACTGACTCACCTGTACGTAATGGACACTCCATAAGAAGTCAGTGTTGACGCGTTCGCCACATCCAGGAAGCGCCTGAACGGATCAGGAGGTGCTACGTTTCGTGAAGAAATGAAGTTATGTCTTCCATCCATTGTGACTGAATCATAGAAGGTAAAAGAACAAACACCGTCCTTCGGAAATACTGTTCGGACTGTTGAATATCTACCAATCGTGCACACGAGGGTAGTCGATGATGGTACAGGGCCTACAGCTGAAAGAGGCATTTTGTAAGACAtatgttaaagggacggtcgcatccggaaactcgcatatgaaaccgataccactatcGTCCAACAATCGTCCGTCGTCGGCATCGTCCGACAATCTATCCGGCAAATGTTTTCGTCCGAAAGGTGCtcagatattaaataaacgaattttaaagatcagcgcttcATCCGCGGCCGTAGAAGCCCCGGCgaactgacgtcactccctaagcggagagTGAGAGGGCGGAgatcagaggaggaaaggcgccgtccagacgccccgtaaaggcgcagatatagtccGACATAACTGTGGTGCAGTCACGCTGCAGTCAGAGCgactttgcgcatgcgcaacggtCGCAGGCCGCTGCTGACGCGCGTCTGACCATAAACGCATATTTCCCGGATCGCTTTGCTCGGCGTGTGTGACTTTGGAAAAACGTTGGACTGTATCTGCGCCCAAACTCAGTGAGATGTCTGCACGGTCGCGGCATTCCTTCTCTCAAGATCGCGCCTTcatggttcttagggagtggagtttcctcgtgtttttttttttttttcggagagAGAATTCCGGAACACTTTCGCTCTTGTcgtgtattccgtcgaataaccgTAAAACTACGTCACTATGTCACATAGGATTTTCGATACGTGATCAGTGTCCCAGAACGAATAAAATGACTTTCGAAATGAGTATGGAAATCGACTGGAATGAATGCGATCGTCCCTTTAGTACGGCCCTGAGAAATAGATGAACCCGAAACCTACCAGTTGTAGCTTCTGGAGGGTGAGTTACTTCTGTCAGTGTCGTCAAAGCAGTTACTTCCGAAGATGTCCTGACCGATGAACTAGAATACACCCCAACAGAAAGACTGGAGGAGGAGCTGTTCAGACTCGAAGCTGTGATGGTTGTGTCGTTATCAACCCCGCGGAGCTCTTGCGCCGTGGTGCACGGTACACTCAGTCCTGTAGCACTGTTCGTACTCTGCGATGCCCCTGTGTATGTATTGAGCGGTTTCGCTGGCCCTGAACTCCTTTTCTTCAGATGTTTCCTCCTGCCCTTCCTCCTTGTAGTTAGACGCGTTGTGCTAGAAGAGTTCTCGCTGGGCGTAGTTTCAGGCGCGTATTCTGTGAATTTCGTAGAGTTCTCAATGATAATGGATGGTCTTGTTTCAGTCTCatattctgtgaatttttggGGATCTCCAATAGCCATTGATGGCCTCGTTTCAGTGGCGAGATTTGTAAAGAATCCTGTAACAGTAATACTGCTGTCCTCATCTATAATGTGATGAGTCGCTCTGGATGCCATTGTTGTTTCTGGGGTGTCAATGTTAACCTCAGCGAAAGGCTCCTTATCTCCAGCTGCTTCCAGGGAAGGTCGCCCTGCAAATTGGCTACTGGAGGCTGAAACGAAGATGTATTAATTTTGGCATTCGCGCTTAACATAAACAAGAAGCAGCGTAATTGGACTATACGCGAATAGGATAGGCTGATATGGTGTCGTTATTTCAATACTTCCTCCGAATATCTTGCTTCACAGTAGCAAACTCTTACGGCCAACAAGACCCTGTCAACCGTACGATTTAGAGACATGTACTATGACGCCGCTTCCCAGGTTTTGTAACGCTCACCGGATGAATTTATTGACCTCCGGGACACATTATTATAGGATAAACGCCTGTAAACTGTTTAAAGACAGGAAAGCCGCGAACACTGTCACACACGCGTTACATGTCATGCCGCAATCTTGCATTGTCTCTCACTCTTTCCCCAGTCTCTTCCTCGGGTCTTTCTCTCCGCCGCCTCGCTGGCGCCCCATCGTTCTGTACAGGAAAAGCGCCCTTACAGGCGCCCAACCCTAAGCGGCGACCGCTCGAATAAACTGCAACTTTCGCTACATTCGCCCACCCCAAAGCGGGACACGGTTCCGAAAGCGTTCCGTAATCCGCCTACAAATAGAACCACACACTCAAAAGTTGCACAGCAGTCACACCTGGGCACATTTGTCAGCGCGACAATTGTGAATGACTACAAGGGATGTCCAGCTTCCTCTTCAACCTCTGCCGTCCGAAGCGTTGCGCGTTTCAGCCGGCTGATATGTTGAACTGACTGCTTGCCATCACGTTCAGCCACTTCATAGAGGTTGTGTCCACGTTGTTCAATGACCTGGGCAGGTCCTCTCCGCCTTGGTGCAAACTTTCCAACAATGCGCTCTCTAGCATCTGACAGAGTCATCGTCTGTATCCAGACTAATTCCCCAGGTTCGTAGGTTACTTCCTGTCGTGACTTGTCATAGTTCTTCTTTTAGCGAGTACTTGCTTGATTCTGACTTTCACTCGCCCTTTTCCAAAGGAGTCGGAAGTGCTGAAGTCGTTCCTCAACAGCTGGCACCTCTGAAGTATCTTCACTTTGTAACTGTGAGGCCAAGGGCGTCCGACGCGCCGTCCGTACTGAAGTTCCATGGCTGTATACCCGACTGACTCGTTCAGCGAAGTGTTGACAGCGTAACAGAGTGCCGGCAACTTCGtgtctttgtgcttttcttCTAGGTACGCCATCAAATATGACTTCACGTTGCGGTTTGTTTGCTCCACGGGATTGCAGTGTGGGCTGTATGCAGGGGAATGCCGAAGCTCTATTCCCCGTAGCTCTAGGAGCTCTCCAAATTTCTTTGCCCGAAACTGTGGGCCGTTGTCTGTGATAATGATCCTTGGAGCCCCTATGTCGTAGAAAAGACAACTTAGTCGTTCCACAAGCTTTTCCACGGTAGCTTCCGACAATGCGGTAGCCCACAAAAACTTCGTGAAAGTGTCCTGAATCGTAGAATCCATCTTCTTCTTCCCGCTGTCAACGGGTATGGTCCCATGAGGTCCACACATAGTCGATAGTTCGGCCCATTAGGTTCTTGGATAGCCATTACGCCAGCAGGCTTGGTGTTTGTTGCTTTTGTTGTCTGGCATATTACACAGGGTGTTACATAATCTCTCACCATGCCTCGTAATCCAGGCCAGGTGAACCCTTCGGATACCCGGTGGTACGTGCGTTTGATACTGCCGTGTCCCGCTCTTTCAGCATCATGGCATTCGCGAAGGACTTCGCGTATGCGTACTTCTGGGACCATCAGACGCATATGACTACCACCATCGTTTTCTATCGACTGATACCAGAGGGTCCCGAGCTTCTGACATTGTTCAGAATGTGGCTGGCGATATTCCGCGATCCAAGGGCTATTTTCTTGATCCAGAGCCCATTCGGCACTGACATCAAGGGAGTTCACTCTTAGGATGGCTTCGTTGGAGCTTTCCATTTCAGAGTCCCACTCACTACGGTTGTCTTCACCGTTGTCAACCAAAGGTGAGACTAGGTGACCTGTAGGGTGGCGTGACAAAGCGTCCGCACAGCAGTTGTCACTTCCCCTGATCTTCTCCATAGTGTAGTCGTACTCCTGTAAGGTGAGTGCCCACCGAGACAGGCGTGCCGATTTGCATTTGTTGTTCTGCAGCCAAAGTAATGCACTACAGTCCGTACGGACTGTAAACTGTCGTCCATAGTGGAGGACGCGGAAGGTTTCTGCGGTAGATGCGTATCGGTGGGCCCTCGGGCATGCGCAACTTGCACTGGTCTCTAGGATCTCCCGTCTTCCCAATCCTGTCCGAAAATACACTTGGGAATCTGTCCACCCATTTTGATGCAACGCTGTCACCAACGAGGTTGTTAACGTACATCATATCATCCGTCTGAGCAAACGACGTCACTTGATCCCGCTGGTCCGTCAGCAGACGGTGGCGTACCAAAAATGACGCTCCCAGTACAAAATCTGTAGCTTGTACCGGTACAACCTGGAAGGGTATCCACTCTGTTTGATCTCTCCATGTGACCTCGATGTCTAATCCACCAATAGTAGTGAGGTTACTGTTGTCATGTTGGCACAGTTCGAGTCGTCCAATGCTGCCCTTATACGAGTGTTGACCTTTCCGCTGGCATTCTGCAAAAACTGTGAGGATACGAGGTTCTAACAGAGCACGTGCCACTTTCTCCCCGACTGTCAGATCTATCACTGGCCGGTGGTGTAGGTCGTTCATGGGCAACCTGTCCGGTCTTGTGTTGATGTCATAAAGTCCAGACAGTTCGCTCACAGATGTTGACACCTCACAGGTGAGGCCGCACAGGTAGAGTTGGGAGCTCACTTCTTCCGGGTTCCCCACGCCCGTTCTCTGGAAAGCTTGCGTTTCAGACACCAACACACACGTCACTCGCTGTTCCGGGAGAGGTTCACTGTCACGCGGGCTAGGCGGTTGTGGACAGCGGTTTATGAGATGCCCCACCTCACCGCACCGGAAGCAACTTCGTTTGTCCTTCTGGCTTGTCGCTAGTCTTGGCTTCTGGCTTGTTGAACCCTCTTTGGCAATCTCTGACCTGTCCTTGTCAGCCTGGTCATCAGCCTTTTCTGCCGCTGCCCTTCTTTCCCTCTTGGGTGTCTTCTCCTGTCCGGGTAGTAGGCTACCCATTGTTTTCTGGCGATGGGTCACATCATCTAAGGCATCAAAATAACGGTTCAACACCTGAGTCAGCTGGGCTGGCAATCCCTCATAAATAGTAGTTAGGAACTGCGGCGACGAATCTCGAAATCCTGCTCGATGTACCAGTGCACGGATGCGGTCTGCATAGTCCGCAGGGCGTTCATTGCTTGCCATTACAACGCGGGACAGAGCCAGCTGTGCTTCTCGAATTCCACGAGTAGACGTGAAGCGCTCAACAAACTTTTGACGCCATGTCTCCCAGTCACGGAATGTTCGAGCCGCCATCTGTCCCCACTCAAAGGCACGTCCTACAAGACGCTTGTGCAGTGCTACAATTGTTGCTCTGTCGGACACGCCGTAGGTTTCTATCTCGTCTTCTACACGACGTAGGAATAACAAAGCGTCGTCGTTCTTGCCGTTGAACTTGAGACCCTCCAAGAAGTCTCGTGGCACTTCCAAATTGTCATTATCTCCCTGTCTTGAGGACTCACTTGAACGCCAAGGCTCATCGTTGCTCTCCCACCTTGTCCACGGCTGCGTCCGGCGTTAACCAGGGTTCAGATGGTATCGAGCACCAAGCAGTGATTCTCTCTCCGGAGTTCCATTCAAGCTAGATTGCCCGTCCACCTGGGCAGCGAAAGGGACTCCCGTAGCAACCACTCTTGCGTGCACGTCACTCGACACGCGGGGATATCCAACACCCCTTCTGTCGGCGTTTGCCGCCGCGCCGCCGAGATTCTCTACCTGAACCGTATCGCATTGCACAGACGCGTCAACGCACGGGACTTTGGACTGTCGGCCGCCGTTTCG
It contains:
- the LOC135385188 gene encoding uncharacterized protein LOC135385188, encoding MPSHDPFYDMSGRDAFFDSTNAWTTNESEKSEDSSDMLSRLRSSKSRKCMFCVWILCALTVISVTLLFGHHVIPSSSQFAGRPSLEAAGDKEPFAEVNIDTPETTMASRATHHIIDEDSSITVTGFFTNLATETRPSMAIGDPQKFTEYETETRPSIIIENSTKFTEYAPETTPSENSSSTTRLTTRRKGRRKHLKKRSSGPAKPLNTYTGASQSTNSATGLSVPCTTAQELRGVDNDTTITASSLNSSSSSLSVGVYSSSSVRTSSEVTALTTLTEVTHPPEATTAVGPVPSSTTLVCTIGRYSTVRTVFPKDGVCSFTFYDSVTMDGRHNFISSRNVAPPDPFRRFLDVANASTLTSYGVSITYRDVEPCYEKLNSTVGEASFKRLWNLRIRHHGILDLPLSDEDSPVSHAESIRFIVLLLMTLKELQHRNGGGTSSYIFVAVSSPYRGDAGPDSDYTWRLNRLLTRAQVDVLIVRTHYTERDGGPNCRMTGSNAWERSYDSKKPSILAGVELLQQIQLPHRVRFFFTFTLAGRIYEAPTKLGPIRSIQNNPCGANAGFHLESVRRGCLSDVTYTWKDIEGVQMWTVHNEGSWVFVYDRNITIRSKMCHVAQSNLLRVPGWAAFDLEFADVDNVCRDRTFTDGFAFLHWMKAFARRSFGPKDRC